A stretch of the Paenibacillus dendritiformis genome encodes the following:
- a CDS encoding GNAT family N-acetyltransferase produces MNKGTIIRSPKLELRTTDERDLAFVREIENDPDNRPFIGQWTAERHRAALTEEGVLHAVIIGKQGAPAGYMIVTGLTDPNRSVCIQRIALKEKGRGYGTEAMRLIVRWIWEQTEAHRIWLDVKEGNGRARRVYEAVGFVHEGTLRDCLFNGEHFESLSIMSMLRSEYKG; encoded by the coding sequence ATGAACAAGGGAACCATCATTCGATCGCCCAAGCTGGAGCTGCGGACGACGGACGAGCGGGATCTGGCCTTCGTCCGGGAGATCGAGAACGACCCGGACAATCGTCCGTTCATCGGGCAATGGACCGCGGAGCGCCATCGGGCCGCCCTGACCGAAGAAGGCGTGCTCCATGCCGTAATCATCGGCAAGCAGGGCGCTCCGGCGGGGTACATGATTGTGACGGGGTTGACGGATCCGAACCGATCGGTATGCATCCAACGCATCGCGCTGAAGGAGAAGGGCCGGGGGTACGGGACCGAGGCGATGCGTCTGATCGTGCGATGGATCTGGGAGCAGACGGAAGCGCACCGCATTTGGCTCGATGTCAAGGAAGGGAACGGCCGCGCGCGCCGCGTCTATGAAGCGGTCGGCTTCGTCCATGAAGGGACATTGCGGGACTGCCTGTTCAACGGAGAACATTTTGAATCGCTCTCGATTATGTCTATGCTGAGATCGGAATATAAGGGATAG
- a CDS encoding PLP-dependent aminotransferase family protein: protein MISDRFAVIDGYRRRALTVDLVPYIDEQLGEAKYKQIYRYMKRQILSGAIPSGTRLPSIRLLAESLHLSRNTVEAAYQQLQAEGYADSRPRAGLFVCELEGDGELPPPSRHRDAPPPADPAAAMDYEIDFRHGNIDARGFPLPLWRKLSNDVWRLMPVDALQYGERQGEPGLRKQIAAYVRRSRGVVCEPEQVVIGAGIQQLLMLISQMIGRERRTIAIENPGYDGAWAIFRNHGLRLVSVPMERDGLNVDLLKASGAEAVYITPSHQFPCGMVMPVAKRLRLLQWAEERDGLIIEDDYDGEFRYHAKPIPALQGLDSGGRVIYMGTFSKSLLPSIRVSYMVLPPALLERYRSEFAVYEQTASKLHQLTLERFMEEGHWDRHVRKIRKIYRKKHAALLAAVKRTMGGQVRVIGQDSGLHVLLRAGNGMTEAELLQAAARVGVKVYPTSNYWGEGEGTEAPTLLLGFGGVSEQQIEDGIGRLYEAWFVKG from the coding sequence ATGATAAGTGACAGATTTGCAGTTATTGATGGGTACAGAAGGAGGGCGCTAACGGTGGACCTGGTTCCATACATTGACGAGCAGTTGGGGGAAGCCAAATACAAGCAGATCTACCGGTATATGAAGCGGCAGATTTTGAGCGGCGCCATTCCGTCCGGGACGAGGCTGCCTTCGATTCGGCTGCTCGCGGAGAGCCTGCATCTTAGCCGCAACACCGTGGAGGCCGCCTATCAGCAGCTGCAGGCGGAAGGCTATGCGGACAGCCGCCCCCGGGCGGGCTTGTTCGTCTGCGAGCTGGAGGGCGACGGAGAGCTGCCTCCGCCAAGCCGCCATCGGGATGCGCCGCCGCCAGCCGATCCGGCCGCTGCCATGGATTATGAGATTGATTTCCGGCATGGCAATATCGATGCCCGCGGCTTTCCGCTCCCGCTCTGGCGCAAGCTGTCGAACGACGTGTGGCGGCTGATGCCCGTCGATGCCTTGCAATACGGGGAGCGGCAGGGCGAGCCCGGGCTTCGGAAGCAGATTGCCGCTTATGTACGCCGGTCGCGGGGAGTGGTCTGCGAACCGGAGCAGGTCGTCATCGGGGCAGGCATTCAGCAGCTTCTGATGCTGATCAGCCAGATGATCGGCCGCGAACGCCGAACGATCGCGATCGAGAATCCGGGCTATGACGGCGCCTGGGCGATCTTCCGCAACCACGGGCTGCGCCTTGTCTCCGTTCCGATGGAGCGGGACGGCTTGAACGTCGATCTGCTGAAGGCGAGCGGCGCGGAAGCGGTCTATATTACGCCGTCCCATCAGTTCCCATGCGGCATGGTCATGCCGGTGGCGAAGCGGCTGCGGCTGCTGCAGTGGGCGGAGGAGCGGGACGGCCTCATCATCGAGGATGACTATGATGGCGAATTCCGGTATCACGCGAAGCCGATTCCGGCGCTGCAAGGACTGGATTCGGGGGGGAGGGTGATCTATATGGGCACCTTCTCCAAGTCGCTGCTGCCGTCCATCCGCGTCAGCTATATGGTGCTGCCGCCGGCGCTGCTGGAACGGTACCGGAGCGAGTTTGCCGTGTATGAGCAGACCGCGTCCAAGCTGCATCAACTGACGCTGGAGCGGTTCATGGAGGAAGGGCACTGGGATCGGCATGTCCGGAAAATCCGCAAAATTTACCGCAAAAAGCATGCGGCCCTGCTGGCTGCCGTCAAGCGCACGATGGGCGGGCAGGTTCGGGTCATCGGGCAAGATTCCGGCCTTCATGTGCTGCTTCGCGCCGGCAATGGCATGACGGAAGCGGAGCTGCTGCAGGCGGCGGCCCGTGTCGGAGTGAAGGTGTACCCGACTTCGAACTATTGGGGGGAAGGCGAGGGCACCGAGGCTCCCACCCTGCTGCTCGGCTTCGGAGGCGTCAGCGAGCAGCAGATTGAAGACGGAATCGGCCGCCTCTACGAGGCCTGGTTCGTGAAAGGATGA